One bacterium genomic region harbors:
- a CDS encoding rRNA pseudouridine synthase, with amino-acid sequence MRLQSFLAQAGVTSRRKAETLISAGKVKVNGEIVTKLGLNIDPATDKIELIEKSTPRTLEIQNKKLYLFHKPRGIITAMSDPRGAKCVGDLVKNFKTRLFPVGRLDRDVSGLLLLTNNGDFAEQLAHPRYSINRIYWAKVSGKLDRDKRSQLLNGVNIALKKSNFKACAKAVHDLQPSPRALELLGKCSSAESYLEITVAEGSKHFVKKILKSVGLPVQALSRISFGKFSLGNLPVGEIIDISVDLERSN; translated from the coding sequence GTGCGATTACAGAGCTTTTTAGCCCAGGCAGGAGTTACTTCCCGGCGTAAAGCCGAAACACTAATCAGTGCCGGAAAAGTCAAAGTAAACGGGGAAATTGTTACTAAGCTCGGCTTAAACATCGACCCCGCTACCGACAAAATTGAGCTCATCGAAAAATCTACCCCGCGCACTCTTGAAATTCAAAATAAAAAACTCTACCTCTTCCATAAACCACGCGGCATCATCACCGCTATGTCCGATCCTCGCGGCGCAAAATGTGTTGGCGATTTAGTAAAAAATTTCAAAACACGACTCTTTCCCGTCGGTCGCCTTGATCGCGACGTCTCAGGCTTATTACTACTGACCAATAACGGGGACTTCGCTGAACAACTCGCGCACCCACGCTATTCAATTAACCGCATCTACTGGGCAAAAGTCTCAGGCAAACTCGACCGCGACAAACGTAGCCAACTCCTCAACGGAGTAAATATTGCTCTAAAAAAATCCAACTTCAAAGCTTGTGCCAAAGCCGTGCACGATCTCCAGCCTAGCCCCCGCGCGCTTGAACTCTTAGGAAAATGTTCAAGCGCAGAAAGCTATTTAGAAATTACTGTAGCCGAAGGCAGTAAGCATTTTGTTAAAAAAATCCTCAAATCCGTCGGACTTCCCGTGCAAGCCCTAAGCCGCATTTCTTTTGGTAAATTCTCGCTGGGTAACTTGCCAGTAGGCGAGATTATCGATATTTCCGTCGATTTAGAGAGAAGTAATTGA
- the lnt gene encoding apolipoprotein N-acyltransferase, which yields MKLFPYILAALLTASAFHMPETAYSMFLGWAAVITFCFAVRSNLSLWGFFLFGVCTHALGMHWLTRTLVNFGGFPDAIGALLFTLYCLVSALPYLGAGIIYRYLLARSSLFWGILLGAAYFLAEVTSWRMFPWTFAHTQIIFTPFVSLVEFVPLELLSAVMIFVASRLVSLRRNEAESSRGLALTFGFFFGLLALGGMRSQAVQALIDKAPEVKVGLVQANIDAFTVNDASKREENLARYQSLSAEAVQAGAEVLFWPESSDLTFVPSSELILKNTKFDVYPEAEVPLIYGTLSYRERTTAEIEQKKSMSQIPFPADLEKEIKFASYNAVLARNSQGVVVGNYYKQGLMPFGEYLPFADYYPTVRKLSPLSGNFDRGESSRPIRIVLQGKELQIGALICYEDIVSSYSRKTVAAGANLLVNFTNDAWYDPSIASLQHQLLAQFRAIETRRFMLRVTNTGFTTVVDPHGRTVQLLQPLSSGHLVTAVKLVQ from the coding sequence ATGAAACTTTTTCCCTACATCCTTGCCGCACTATTAACCGCTTCAGCGTTCCACATGCCTGAGACAGCCTACAGCATGTTCCTGGGCTGGGCGGCCGTGATTACCTTTTGCTTTGCGGTGCGTAGTAATTTATCGCTTTGGGGATTTTTTCTCTTTGGTGTTTGCACGCATGCCCTGGGCATGCACTGGTTGACTAGAACCTTAGTTAATTTTGGCGGATTTCCCGATGCAATCGGGGCGCTACTTTTTACTCTCTATTGTCTGGTTTCGGCTTTGCCTTATCTTGGCGCAGGAATTATTTATCGCTATCTTTTAGCGCGAAGCTCCCTATTTTGGGGCATACTGCTTGGCGCTGCGTATTTTCTTGCTGAAGTAACTTCATGGCGGATGTTCCCCTGGACATTTGCGCACACGCAAATAATTTTTACTCCTTTTGTTTCACTCGTTGAGTTCGTGCCACTTGAACTTTTAAGTGCTGTGATGATTTTTGTTGCTTCACGGTTGGTTTCGCTCCGCAGGAATGAAGCGGAAAGTAGTCGGGGACTGGCCTTAACCTTTGGCTTTTTCTTTGGCTTACTTGCCCTTGGAGGGATGCGCTCGCAGGCGGTTCAAGCTTTAATCGACAAAGCTCCTGAAGTTAAAGTTGGCTTGGTTCAAGCAAATATTGATGCTTTTACCGTGAATGACGCCTCGAAACGTGAAGAAAATCTAGCACGCTATCAGAGCTTGTCAGCTGAGGCCGTCCAGGCTGGAGCAGAAGTATTGTTTTGGCCAGAATCCAGCGACTTAACTTTTGTGCCAAGTTCCGAGTTGATTCTCAAAAATACTAAGTTCGATGTTTATCCCGAGGCAGAAGTTCCTTTGATTTATGGAACATTGTCCTATCGTGAACGGACGACAGCAGAGATTGAGCAGAAAAAAAGTATGTCCCAGATTCCTTTTCCAGCTGACCTGGAGAAGGAAATTAAGTTTGCGAGTTATAATGCTGTTCTAGCGCGTAATTCCCAGGGCGTTGTTGTCGGCAATTATTACAAGCAGGGCTTGATGCCTTTTGGGGAATATTTACCGTTTGCTGATTACTACCCAACTGTCAGAAAACTCAGCCCGCTCAGTGGTAATTTTGATCGCGGCGAATCTTCCCGCCCAATTAGGATTGTCTTACAGGGCAAAGAATTACAAATTGGCGCACTGATTTGTTACGAAGACATTGTGTCAAGCTATAGTAGAAAAACAGTTGCGGCAGGGGCAAATCTCTTAGTCAATTTTACAAATGATGCTTGGTACGACCCAAGCATTGCTTCGCTGCAGCACCAGTTACTGGCGCAATTTCGTGCGATTGAAACCAGGCGATTTATGCTGCGCGTAACTAATACGGGGTTTACGACCGTAGTAGACCCGCATGGGCGAACAGTGCAGTTGTTGCAGCCACTTAGTAGCGGACATTTGGTTACTGCTGTGAAATTGGTCCAATGA
- a CDS encoding septum formation initiator family protein yields the protein MRKLRIYILILTTCGLIFFTVFGKRGVLEYLSLKSELTALEHESSRIDKETFQAKKSINDLKTDQLALEAEARKRLGLGRPDEIIYVLPRNPVQPKDSTQN from the coding sequence ATGAGAAAGCTGCGTATTTATATCTTGATTCTGACAACCTGTGGGTTAATTTTCTTTACAGTCTTTGGCAAACGCGGCGTGCTTGAATACTTGAGTCTCAAGTCAGAATTAACTGCCCTAGAACATGAGTCCAGTCGCATTGATAAAGAAACTTTTCAAGCAAAAAAAAGCATCAACGATCTCAAGACCGACCAGCTGGCACTAGAGGCCGAAGCACGTAAACGCCTCGGCTTGGGCCGCCCCGATGAAATTATTTACGTGCTTCCTCGCAATCCAGTGCAACCGAAAGACTCCACTCAAAATTAA
- a CDS encoding prepilin-type N-terminal cleavage/methylation domain-containing protein — MSIKQQKGFTLVELMVSVASMGILAAVCVPHINDYVVKVRNAEVVSNLRNVIVSQEAFWSMQNRYGTEAELIESAGLTKNDHINFVFPPILTEAEGPDGPLPVDPLDVQLANYTIKAVHGKATFDNYGTGRNQYHCYAYGSCRNEIMSLSPLTFYPCPAGTPASSEGSCPDLAEVVELGDMPM; from the coding sequence ATGAGTATTAAGCAGCAAAAAGGATTCACCCTAGTAGAATTGATGGTCTCGGTTGCCTCAATGGGCATACTTGCAGCTGTGTGCGTGCCGCATATCAATGACTATGTCGTAAAAGTTAGAAATGCTGAAGTGGTTTCCAATCTACGTAACGTCATTGTCTCTCAAGAAGCTTTTTGGTCAATGCAAAATCGCTATGGCACTGAAGCGGAATTGATAGAGAGTGCAGGTCTGACAAAAAATGATCATATTAATTTTGTTTTTCCACCGATACTAACTGAAGCCGAAGGGCCAGATGGGCCGCTCCCAGTTGATCCATTAGATGTTCAGCTAGCAAACTACACGATTAAAGCTGTCCACGGAAAAGCTACCTTTGATAATTATGGCACAGGACGTAATCAATATCACTGCTATGCTTATGGTTCTTGCCGTAACGAAATCATGAGCTTAAGTCCATTGACTTTCTACCCCTGCCCAGCAGGAACTCCTGCATCGTCTGAGGGCTCATGTCCTGATTTAGCAGAAGTAGTGGAACTTGGCGATATGCCGATGTGA
- a CDS encoding tyrosine--tRNA ligase, whose product MSIEILKDLQQRGLIQDIAAAEELSKLFSSGSVTYYCGFDPTADSLHVGSLLPLVMMKRLAQAGHKPIGIIGTATGMIGDPSGKQAERVLMTADEIQKNAAGIEAQVKSIVGPQVNTVCNGDWCSKLSMLEFLRDVGKHFSVNMMLGKDSVAKRLDDREQGISYTEFSYMLLQAYDFYVLNEKYNCSLQIGGSDQWGNITAGMDFIRRKSGKQAYGMTFPLLTTASGAKFGKTEAGNVWLSSKRTSPYKFYQFWLNTADQDIKRYLNFFSLKSTAEIEKLCSGPVEARLAQKALAEELTILVHGASALTRAQHASSILFGEPLEGVDPELLEEIFSDVPSASIAKSAIHGDGIGIVDLMTQAGATSSKGEARRLVEGGGIMINNNKVSGIDQKIQFQEFIGGKLALIRIGKKRYHLVRVEER is encoded by the coding sequence ATGAGCATCGAAATTTTAAAAGATTTACAACAGCGCGGCCTGATTCAAGACATTGCCGCTGCAGAAGAATTAAGCAAGCTCTTTAGTTCAGGTTCTGTAACTTACTACTGTGGGTTCGATCCCACTGCAGATAGCTTGCATGTCGGTAGCTTATTGCCACTAGTAATGATGAAACGCCTGGCTCAAGCCGGCCACAAGCCGATTGGCATTATCGGCACCGCAACTGGTATGATTGGCGACCCTTCAGGCAAACAAGCCGAGCGGGTCTTAATGACTGCAGATGAAATCCAAAAAAATGCTGCAGGCATTGAAGCTCAAGTTAAAAGCATTGTCGGGCCGCAAGTTAATACCGTGTGTAACGGTGACTGGTGCTCCAAACTAAGCATGCTTGAGTTTTTACGTGATGTGGGCAAACATTTTTCTGTCAATATGATGCTCGGTAAAGATTCTGTGGCCAAACGGCTGGATGATCGTGAGCAAGGAATTTCATACACAGAATTCAGCTACATGTTACTGCAGGCATACGACTTCTACGTGCTGAACGAAAAATACAATTGCAGTCTGCAAATCGGTGGCTCTGATCAATGGGGAAATATCACTGCGGGCATGGACTTCATTCGTAGAAAGTCGGGCAAGCAAGCTTACGGCATGACATTTCCGCTCTTAACTACTGCCTCAGGTGCAAAATTTGGCAAGACCGAAGCAGGCAACGTCTGGCTCTCCAGTAAACGGACTTCGCCCTATAAATTCTACCAGTTTTGGCTGAACACTGCGGATCAAGACATCAAACGTTATTTAAATTTCTTCTCGCTAAAGTCCACTGCTGAAATTGAAAAACTCTGTAGCGGGCCTGTCGAAGCACGCCTAGCACAAAAAGCCTTGGCTGAAGAATTAACAATCCTTGTGCATGGGGCCAGCGCTTTAACTCGGGCGCAACATGCTTCGAGCATTCTCTTTGGTGAGCCGCTTGAGGGAGTCGACCCAGAGCTACTAGAGGAGATTTTCAGTGACGTGCCTTCGGCTTCAATTGCCAAATCAGCCATTCACGGAGATGGTATTGGGATTGTCGATCTAATGACACAGGCTGGCGCAACAAGTTCCAAAGGCGAAGCACGGCGCCTTGTCGAAGGCGGCGGAATTATGATCAACAACAATAAAGTATCGGGCATCGATCAAAAGATACAGTTTCAAGAATTTATCGGTGGGAAACTTGCCTTAATTCGCATCGGGAAAAAACGCTACCATCTCGTGCGCGTAGAAGAACGATAA
- a CDS encoding 1-deoxy-D-xylulose-5-phosphate synthase: MNSNLAELVQDKAALPSKTPILDRIKAPEDLRVLSKDDLKQLCDELRYDLVQAVSEVGGHFASSLGVVELTVALHTVFNTPHDRIVWDVGHQAYIHKILTERREAIRRVRQFGGISGFPKRSESEYDTFGVAHAGTSISAATGMLEACFHDYPGSESRFVVAVIGDGALTAGMAFEALNHAGQLHKKLIVILNDNEMSIAPNVGALNWAFSKAITSGFTNTARKHFKSLHDKGYIPHTFYRVIDKAEEAAQGFFSTPAMLFSSFGFRYIGPVDGHNLEQVIDALERAKTQDGPVLIHAITEKGKGYAPAEADPVKYHGVTPFRPDSGSFVANGKPKAPSYTEIFGKTLVEICKSDPRVVGITAAMPDGTGLTYLQNELPDRYYDVGIAEQHAVTFAAGLACEGMRPVCAIYSTFLQRAYDQVVHDVCIQSLPVIFAMDRGGLVGADGPTHHGVFDIGYLRLLPNMTVMAPKDEVELRDMLYTAVQHTTGPIAFRYPRANGLGLDISQPPKLIEIGKGQITVQPQGKKSELLLIGYGLTVGLAEKAAAELAGKYDIPVTVINARFVKPLDQELFREELSKHSLAISIEDHAVQGGFGSALLEFMADEGLSSTCRLVRLGIEDFFVEHGSQAELYKLCNFDAAAILDRALSELRIEKQACEKALSGIL, encoded by the coding sequence ATGAATTCAAATCTAGCAGAATTAGTGCAAGACAAGGCGGCTTTGCCATCAAAAACTCCAATTCTAGATCGGATTAAAGCGCCTGAAGATCTCCGGGTATTGAGTAAGGATGATTTAAAGCAGCTTTGCGACGAGTTGCGTTACGATCTTGTGCAAGCGGTAAGTGAGGTTGGTGGGCATTTTGCATCAAGTCTTGGTGTTGTAGAATTAACTGTCGCGCTACATACCGTTTTTAACACTCCACATGATCGCATTGTTTGGGATGTTGGTCATCAAGCCTATATTCATAAGATCTTAACTGAAAGGCGCGAGGCAATTCGTCGTGTGCGTCAGTTTGGTGGAATTTCGGGTTTTCCTAAGCGATCGGAAAGTGAGTATGATACTTTCGGTGTTGCGCACGCGGGAACAAGTATTTCAGCGGCAACAGGCATGCTCGAAGCATGTTTCCACGATTACCCGGGGTCAGAATCGCGTTTTGTTGTGGCAGTTATTGGCGATGGCGCTTTGACCGCAGGGATGGCTTTTGAAGCACTGAATCATGCCGGTCAGCTGCACAAAAAATTAATTGTAATTCTCAATGATAATGAAATGTCGATTGCGCCGAATGTCGGAGCGCTAAACTGGGCATTTTCTAAAGCAATCACCAGTGGCTTTACGAATACGGCCCGTAAACATTTCAAATCACTGCATGACAAGGGCTATATTCCCCACACTTTCTATCGCGTGATTGATAAAGCTGAAGAGGCGGCGCAGGGATTTTTCTCAACACCAGCTATGCTCTTTAGTTCATTTGGGTTTCGTTACATTGGCCCTGTGGATGGTCATAATCTCGAGCAAGTAATTGATGCTTTAGAGCGGGCTAAAACTCAAGACGGGCCTGTGCTGATTCATGCGATTACGGAAAAGGGCAAAGGGTATGCACCGGCTGAAGCGGATCCTGTGAAATATCACGGCGTAACTCCTTTTCGACCGGACAGTGGAAGTTTTGTTGCCAACGGTAAACCCAAGGCGCCGTCTTATACAGAAATTTTCGGTAAAACTTTAGTTGAGATTTGTAAGAGCGACCCTCGGGTGGTAGGCATTACGGCAGCCATGCCTGATGGCACAGGACTGACTTATTTACAAAACGAGCTGCCCGATCGCTATTATGACGTCGGGATTGCCGAGCAACATGCTGTAACTTTTGCTGCAGGACTTGCTTGTGAGGGAATGCGGCCGGTTTGTGCGATCTACTCGACATTTCTCCAGCGTGCTTACGACCAGGTCGTGCATGATGTTTGCATTCAGTCACTACCAGTGATTTTTGCGATGGACCGTGGCGGTTTAGTTGGCGCTGATGGGCCAACGCATCACGGTGTTTTTGATATTGGTTATTTGCGCTTGCTGCCAAATATGACGGTGATGGCGCCAAAGGATGAAGTTGAATTGCGCGACATGCTCTATACGGCTGTGCAGCATACGACTGGTCCAATTGCATTTAGATACCCACGCGCAAATGGGCTTGGACTTGATATTTCTCAGCCGCCAAAATTAATTGAAATCGGCAAAGGCCAAATTACTGTTCAGCCGCAAGGCAAAAAAAGTGAGCTCTTGTTAATCGGCTATGGGCTAACTGTAGGTCTTGCAGAAAAAGCTGCCGCAGAGCTTGCGGGGAAATATGATATTCCAGTCACTGTAATCAATGCCCGGTTTGTAAAACCGCTTGATCAGGAACTATTTCGCGAGGAGCTGAGCAAGCATTCTTTAGCAATCAGTATCGAGGATCATGCAGTTCAAGGTGGCTTTGGTAGCGCTCTTTTGGAATTTATGGCTGATGAAGGTCTGAGTTCAACTTGTCGCTTAGTGCGCTTAGGTATTGAAGACTTTTTCGTTGAGCACGGCTCACAGGCTGAACTTTATAAGCTCTGTAATTTCGATGCCGCAGCAATTCTCGATCGTGCGCTAAGCGAATTGAGAATTGAAAAACAGGCTTGCGAGAAGGCCTTGTCTGGAATACTTTAA
- a CDS encoding OmpA family protein, which yields MRKIYCVLFCLIVASCHPTPGPDKSVAGAILGASWGAGAGAVVGHQVGATGPGAAIGAGFGAADGLITGAGLDLAESTDLDQQAELDEMRIRVLENQRQLQNLQDSLDGRVKGAGIPQYSARVFFDDKSAALRSGSADDLQKFADLYKRNPRARKIQVVGHSDNASTVDENDKIAEARARSVAAFLAAQGVALDRIFVESQGARRPLASNEADVGRQLNRRVDVFVIN from the coding sequence ATGCGAAAAATATATTGCGTCCTTTTTTGTTTAATCGTGGCTAGTTGTCATCCGACTCCGGGACCAGATAAGAGTGTTGCCGGGGCAATTCTTGGCGCAAGCTGGGGCGCAGGGGCAGGAGCTGTTGTTGGGCATCAAGTTGGAGCAACCGGACCAGGTGCTGCAATCGGCGCAGGCTTTGGCGCAGCAGATGGCTTGATTACTGGAGCGGGGCTCGATCTTGCTGAATCGACGGATCTCGATCAACAAGCGGAACTCGACGAAATGCGCATTCGCGTTTTAGAAAACCAACGTCAATTACAAAATCTTCAAGATTCTCTCGATGGCCGCGTCAAGGGCGCAGGCATTCCACAATATAGCGCGCGCGTATTTTTTGATGATAAGAGTGCTGCCCTACGATCTGGGTCTGCGGACGATCTTCAGAAATTTGCTGATCTTTACAAGCGTAACCCGCGTGCTCGTAAGATTCAGGTTGTTGGCCACAGCGATAACGCAAGCACGGTTGATGAAAATGATAAAATTGCTGAAGCACGGGCGCGCTCAGTCGCTGCTTTTCTGGCTGCACAGGGCGTGGCTTTAGATCGTATTTTTGTTGAGTCTCAAGGGGCACGGCGTCCATTGGCTTCAAATGAAGCCGACGTAGGACGTCAGTTGAACCGCCGCGTGGATGTTTTTGTTATCAATTGA
- a CDS encoding DUF721 domain-containing protein encodes MKRKAPRINRTKPDDLSKILSQTLKRKNLDHKLKQYAFFQDWSEILGEKLGKVTKPEKILYGRLLVVQVSNTALLQELALKKQEILALVRAHRDAPVVEDIRFVLRGPLREKSGK; translated from the coding sequence ATGAAACGCAAAGCACCTCGCATCAATCGTACCAAGCCCGACGATCTATCGAAAATTTTAAGCCAAACACTCAAACGCAAAAATTTAGACCATAAATTAAAGCAGTATGCATTTTTCCAGGATTGGAGCGAGATTCTCGGGGAAAAATTAGGAAAAGTTACCAAACCAGAGAAAATACTGTATGGTCGCCTTTTAGTTGTGCAGGTAAGTAATACTGCATTACTTCAGGAGCTTGCCTTGAAAAAACAAGAAATTCTAGCGCTTGTTCGGGCGCATCGAGATGCTCCTGTCGTTGAAGATATACGCTTTGTACTGCGTGGGCCGCTCAGGGAGAAGAGTGGCAAATAA
- the eno gene encoding phosphopyruvate hydratase — MKSQLSKLEALQVIDSRGNPTVAVRATLTDGAVGSASVPSGASTGQFEAIELRDTKDKAFGGKGVQQAVRNVVTEIAQTLSGADLSDQRAVDKAMLALDGTANKQRLGANAILGTSLAIAHAVAASRKMDLYEHLGGSSALTLPVPLVNVINGGAHANNSLDIQEFMIVPHGAKTFSEAMRMAAEVFKKLGSLLKDDGFETAVGDEGGYAPRLESQEQAFEYLMRAIERAGYQPGQQISLALDVASSELVKESAQGFTYKFEKSGDPKSYSAADLVELYATWATKYPIVSIEDGVSENDWDGWKTLTKHLGAKMQLVGDDLFVTNTERLRRGIEEQAANSILIKLNQIGTLTETLDAIAMASEAGFTSVISHRSGETGDTTIADLAVATNAGQIKTGSMCRGERVEKYNRLLWIEAKLGSRARYTSPF, encoded by the coding sequence ATGAAATCTCAATTGTCTAAACTCGAAGCTTTGCAGGTGATTGATTCGCGTGGAAACCCAACCGTCGCAGTGCGCGCAACTTTAACCGATGGTGCCGTTGGGTCGGCAAGCGTTCCTTCTGGCGCTTCGACCGGGCAATTTGAGGCAATTGAATTACGTGACACTAAGGACAAAGCCTTTGGCGGTAAGGGCGTACAGCAGGCTGTAAGAAATGTCGTGACGGAAATCGCCCAGACTCTTTCTGGTGCGGATCTGAGCGATCAACGCGCAGTTGACAAGGCCATGTTGGCTCTTGATGGTACGGCCAATAAGCAGCGCCTAGGCGCTAATGCAATTCTGGGTACAAGTTTAGCAATTGCCCATGCGGTGGCGGCTTCACGTAAAATGGACCTTTATGAACATCTCGGGGGATCTAGTGCTTTGACCTTGCCAGTGCCGCTTGTGAATGTGATTAACGGCGGGGCACATGCAAATAACAGCTTGGATATTCAAGAATTTATGATTGTCCCTCACGGAGCTAAGACTTTCTCCGAGGCGATGCGCATGGCAGCTGAAGTTTTTAAAAAACTCGGCTCACTACTTAAGGATGATGGTTTTGAGACTGCAGTAGGGGATGAGGGTGGTTATGCTCCACGACTTGAGTCTCAAGAGCAGGCGTTTGAATATTTAATGCGTGCAATTGAACGCGCGGGCTATCAGCCTGGTCAACAAATTTCACTTGCTCTCGATGTTGCTTCAAGTGAGCTCGTCAAGGAGAGCGCTCAAGGATTTACTTATAAGTTTGAAAAGTCAGGTGACCCTAAAAGCTACTCGGCTGCTGATTTAGTTGAGCTTTATGCGACTTGGGCGACAAAATATCCAATTGTCAGTATCGAAGACGGCGTTTCAGAAAATGATTGGGATGGATGGAAAACCTTGACTAAGCATCTTGGAGCAAAAATGCAGCTCGTTGGGGATGATTTATTTGTTACGAATACAGAACGTCTGCGCCGTGGGATTGAAGAGCAGGCGGCAAATTCAATTCTAATCAAGCTTAACCAGATTGGGACTCTGACAGAGACTCTTGATGCGATTGCCATGGCCAGTGAGGCAGGTTTTACTTCTGTGATTTCGCACAGATCTGGTGAGACCGGAGATACGACAATAGCTGATTTAGCTGTGGCCACAAATGCAGGGCAAATCAAGACAGGTTCAATGTGCCGCGGAGAACGCGTTGAAAAGTATAACCGCCTACTTTGGATTGAAGCTAAGCTTGGATCGCGAGCACGCTATACTTCGCCATTTTAA
- a CDS encoding glycosyltransferase family 39 protein — MKAIHSSNYGQSIGTGPSNQHLIATEQNTYKNYRYVYWAFFLMLTVYSLAQLAFIYFTSWNLAPDEAHYWDWSKRPDLSYYSKGPGVAILINYTTLLFGDTEFGVRFGAWASNLLLSLAIFFPIARLTNPSFALGSFLCIRSMLFFSFLGVLMTTDPAMLACYMLALASGFDALTGKKSAWLLFGVFCGIGALFKFTILVLPVSLLLLAFVSKPYRGALRSKSFLAGLAIIFLILAPILYWNSQHGWVTFLHNSGHLVSQKGLLFRPKFFAELIGGQLGLIGPILFFLILVSIVKAYRRWRSGDYVVLYFLAPCLILGGLCLALSFTKPIYANWPAPFYLTWVMLFAYLHRTNPEEIRPIKNYLAPAIGLNFIILVGVIFLLSGFTLGISGDKLPMKKLIGWNSLGEQAVKLMLRNSAEQGKLSGILTENYDVASALSFYTKTDLPIVVGNFNDRRMNQFDIWGGFAELKGKDLFLVLRSPSVAPEISKHFRAVTRIEPAFRSYYSNTKISEFYFFRGKGFDGVKLNIAGKY; from the coding sequence TTGAAAGCGATACACTCCAGTAATTACGGGCAGTCGATCGGAACAGGACCAAGTAATCAGCACTTAATTGCCACAGAGCAAAATACTTACAAGAACTATCGCTACGTCTATTGGGCGTTTTTTTTAATGCTCACTGTCTATAGCTTAGCGCAGTTAGCCTTTATTTATTTTACCTCGTGGAATTTAGCTCCGGACGAAGCGCATTACTGGGATTGGTCGAAACGCCCAGACCTGAGTTATTACAGTAAGGGACCAGGCGTTGCGATTTTAATTAACTATACGACGCTACTCTTTGGGGACACTGAGTTTGGCGTGCGTTTTGGTGCATGGGCTTCGAATTTACTTTTATCACTGGCAATTTTCTTTCCAATCGCCAGACTAACCAACCCGTCATTCGCCTTAGGGTCCTTTCTCTGTATCCGTAGCATGCTTTTTTTCTCTTTTTTGGGAGTCTTAATGACAACAGACCCTGCGATGCTTGCTTGCTATATGTTGGCGTTAGCTTCTGGGTTCGATGCCTTGACGGGGAAAAAGTCAGCCTGGCTATTATTTGGGGTTTTTTGTGGAATCGGAGCATTATTTAAATTTACAATTCTAGTTTTACCCGTTTCACTACTTTTACTAGCGTTTGTTTCTAAGCCTTATCGCGGAGCGCTGCGGTCAAAAAGTTTCCTGGCAGGCTTGGCTATAATCTTTCTGATACTTGCGCCAATTCTATATTGGAATTCTCAACACGGTTGGGTCACGTTTTTGCATAATTCAGGACACTTGGTTTCGCAGAAGGGCTTATTATTTCGCCCGAAGTTTTTTGCTGAACTAATTGGCGGTCAGCTTGGCTTGATTGGCCCAATTTTATTTTTCTTAATTCTAGTCTCAATTGTTAAAGCTTATCGACGCTGGCGATCGGGCGACTATGTAGTACTTTATTTTTTAGCACCCTGTCTGATTCTTGGTGGACTTTGCTTGGCGCTTTCTTTTACCAAGCCAATTTATGCCAATTGGCCAGCACCATTTTATCTAACTTGGGTTATGCTTTTTGCTTATTTGCATCGCACTAATCCGGAAGAGATTCGGCCGATTAAAAACTATTTAGCGCCAGCAATTGGCTTGAATTTTATTATTCTGGTTGGAGTCATTTTCCTACTAAGTGGATTTACCCTGGGTATTTCAGGCGATAAATTGCCGATGAAAAAACTTATTGGTTGGAATTCGCTGGGAGAGCAAGCTGTAAAGTTGATGCTGCGAAATAGTGCCGAGCAAGGAAAGCTTTCAGGGATTTTGACAGAGAATTACGATGTGGCTTCGGCGCTTTCATTTTATACGAAGACTGATTTGCCGATCGTCGTAGGCAATTTTAACGATCGGCGCATGAACCAGTTTGATATCTGGGGTGGTTTTGCAGAGTTAAAGGGCAAGGATTTATTTCTCGTGCTGCGAAGTCCGAGCGTTGCCCCGGAAATTAGTAAACACTTCCGGGCGGTAACTAGAATAGAGCCTGCTTTCCGCTCCTACTATTCAAATACGAAGATCAGTGAATTTTACTTCTTTCGTGGCAAAGGCTTTGATGGAGTGAAACTAAATATCGCTGGCAAGTATTAA